A region of the Mycobacteriales bacterium genome:
CCGAGCTGCCGTCCCGGCTGGCCTACGCCGACGAACGCAAGCTCGCCGAAGTGGCCGACGAGCTGATCGACAAGCTGCAGAGCGACGGCCCGGCCGCGCTTCCACCGCTG
Encoded here:
- a CDS encoding NUDIX hydrolase; translation: ELPSRLAYADERKLAEVADELIDKLQSDGPAALPPLPPSTPRRRPQTHSRTRIRRADEPVRGRKNGRGPGS